Proteins encoded in a region of the Homo sapiens chromosome 20, GRCh38.p14 Primary Assembly genome:
- the NCOA6 gene encoding nuclear receptor coactivator 6 isoform X13 translates to MVLDDLPNLEDIYTSLCSSTMEDSEMDFDSGLEDDDTKSDSILEDSTIFVAFKGNIDDKDFKWKLDAILKNVPNLLHMESSKLKVQKVEPWNSVRVTFNIPREAAERLRILAQSNNQQLRDLGILSVQIEGEGAINLALAQNRSQDVRMNGPMGAGNSVRMEAGFPMASGPGIIRMNNPATVMIPPGGNVSSSMMAPGPNPELQPRTPRPASQSDAMDPLLSGLHIQQQSHPSGSLAPPHHPMQPVSVNRQMNPANFPQLQQQQQQQQQQQQQQQQQQQQQQQQQLQARPPQQHQQQQPQGIRPQFTAPTQVPVPPGWNQLPSGALQPPPAQGSLGTMTANQGWKKAPLPGPMQQQLQARPSLATVQTPSHPPPPYPFGSQQASQAHTNFPQMSNPGQFTAPQMKSLQGGPSRVPTPLQQPHLTNKSPASSPSSFQQGSPASSPTVNQTQQQMGPRPPQNNPLPQGFQQPVSSPGRNPMVQQGNVPPNFMVMQQQPPNQGPQSLHPGLGGQANPNFMQGQVPSTTATTPGNSGAPQLQANQNVQHAGGQGAGPPQNQMQVSHGPPNMMQPSLMGIHGNMNNQQAGTSGVPQVNLSNMQGQPQQGPPSQLMGMHQQIVPSQGQMVQQQGTLNPQNPMILSRAQLMPQGQMMVNPPSQNLGPSPQRMTPPKQMLSQQGPQMMAPHNQMMGPQGQVLLQQNPMIEQIMTNQMQGNKQQFNTQNQSNVMPGPAQIMRGPTPNMQGNMVQFTGQMSGQMLPQQGPVNNSPSQVMGIQGQVLRPPGPSPHMAQQHGDPATTANNDVSLSQMMPDVSIQQTNMVPPHVQAMQGNSASGNHFSGHGMSFNAPFSGAPNGNQMSCGQNPGFPVNKDVTLTSPLLVNLLQSDISAGHFGVNNKQNNTNANKPKKKKPPRKKKNSQQDLNTPDTRPAGLEEADQPPLPGEQGINLDNSGPKLPEFSNRPPGYPSQPVEQRPLQQMPPQLMQHVAPPPQPPQQQPQPQLPQQQQPPPPSQPQSQQQQQQQQQMMMMLMMQQDPKSVRLPVSQNVHPPRGPLNPDSQRMPMQQSGSVPVMVSLQGPASVPPSPDKQRMPMPVNTPLGSNSRKMVYQESPQNPSSSPLAEMASLPEASGSEAPSVPGGPNNMPSHVVLPQNQLMMTGPKPGPSPLSATQGATPQQPPVNSLPSSHGHHFPNVAAPTQTSRPKTPNRASPRPYYPQTPNNRPPSTEPSEISLSPERLNASIAGLFPPQINIPLPPRPNLNRGFDQQGLNPTTLKAIGQAPSNLTMNPSNFATPQTHKLDSVVVNSGKQSNSGATKRASPSNSRRSSPGSSRKTTPSPGRQNSKAPKLTLASQTNAALLQNVELPRNVLVSPTPLANPPVPGSFPNNSGLNPQNSTVSVAAVGGVVEDNKESLNVPQDSDCQNSQSRKEQVNIELKAVPAQEVKMVVPEDQSKKDGQPSDPNKLPSVEENKNLVSPAMREAPTSLSQLLDNSGAPNVTIKPPGLTDLEVTPPVVSGEDLKKASVIPTLQDLSSSKEPSNSLNLPHSNELCSSLVHPELSEVSSNVAPSIPPVMSRPVSSSSISTPLPPNQITVFVTSNPITTSANTSAALPTHLQSALMSTVVTMPNAGSKVMVSEGQSAAQSNARPQFITPVFINSSSIIQVMKGSQPSTIPAAPLTTNSGLMPPSVAVVGPLHIPQNIKFSSAPVPPNALSSSPAPNIQTGRPLVLSSRATPVQLPSPPCTSSPVVPSHPPVQQVKELNPDEASPQVNTSADQNTLPSSQSTTMVSPLLTNSPGSSGNRRSPVSSSKGKGKVDKIGQILLTKACKKVTGSLEKGEEQYGADGETEGQGLDTTAPGLMGTEQLSTELDSKTPTPPAPTLLKMTSSPVGPGTASAGPSLPGGALPTSVRSIVTTLVPSELISAVPTTKSNHGGIASESLAGGLVEEKVGSHPELLPSIAPSQNLVSKETSTTALQASVARPELEVNAAIVSGQSSEPKEIVEKSKIPGRRNSRTEEPTVASESVENGHRKRSSRPASASSSTKDITSAVQSKRRKSK, encoded by the exons AGTCCAGCAAGCTAAAAGTACAGAAGGTGGAGCCCTGGAACAGCGTGCGTGTGACATTCAACATCCCCCGGGAAGCAGCGGAGCGGCTACGGATCCTTGCTCAGAGCAACAACCAGCAGCTTCGGGATTTAGGGATTCTCTCCGTTCAGATTGAAG GGGAAGGTGCTATTAACCTGGCTTTGGCTCAGAACCGAAGCCAAGATGTGAGAATGAATGGACCCATGGGAGCTGGAAATTCAGTTAGGATGGAGGCGGGATTTCCTATGGCAAGTGGTCCAG GAATAATAAGGATGAACAACCCTGCCACTGTTATGATACCCCCGGGTGGAAATGTGTCATCTTCCATGATGGCACCAGGCCCCAATCCAGAGCTGCAGCCCAGGACTCCTCGCCCTGCTTCTCAGTCAG ATGCAATGGATCCACTCCTCTCTGGGCTCCATATACAGCAGCAAAGTCATCCCTCAGGATCTTTAGCTCCCCCACATCACCCAATGCAGCCTGTCTCTGTGAACAGACAAAtgaacccagctaattttccccagctgcagcagcagcagcaacaacaacaacagcagcagcagcagcagcagcagcaacaacagcaacagcagcaacaacagttGCAGGCAAGACCCCCACAGCAACATCAGCAGCAACAGCCACAGGGAATTCGACCCCAGTTTACTGCCCCAACTCAGGTGCCTGTTCCTCCAGGCTGGAACCAGCTGCCTTCTGGAGCCCTTCAACCTCCTCCAGCCCAGGGTTCTCTGGGCACAATGACTGCAAACCAAGGGTGGAAGAAGGCTCCCTTGCCCGGCCCAATGCAACAGCAACTCCAGGCAAGACCATCCTTAGCCACGGTACAGACgccttcccaccctccccctcCATATCCCTTTGGCAGCCAGCAAGCCTCACAAGCCCACACAAACTTTCCTCAGATGAGCAACCCAGGCCAGTTCACAGCTCCTCAGATGAAGAGTTTGCAGGGAGGGCCCTCTAGGGTCCCAACTCCCTTGCAGCAGCCCCACCTCACCAACAAGTCTCCtgcctcctcaccctcctccttccAGCAGGGATCCCCTGCATCCTCCCCAACGGTTAACCAAACTCAGCAGCAGATGGGACCAAGGCCACCTCAAAATAACCCACTTCCCCAGGGATTTCAGCAGCCTGTCAGCTCTCCGGGTCGGAATCCTATGGTTCAACAGGGAAATGTGCCACCTAACTTCATGGTGATGCAGCAGCAACCACCAAACCAGGGGCCACAGAGTTTACATCCAGGCCTAGGAG GACAGGCCAATCCGAACTTTATGCAAGGTCAGGTGCCTTCGACCACAGCAACCACCCCTGGGAATTCAGGAGCCCCTCAGCTGCAAGCAAATCAAAATGTCCAGCATGCAG gtggtcAAGGAGCTGGTCCTCCTCAAAACCAGATGCAGGTGTCCCACGGGCCGCCAAATATGATGCAGCCCAGCCTCATGGGAATTCATGGCAACATGAACAATCAGCAGGCTGGTACTTCTGGGGTTCCTCAAGTGAACCTCAGCAACATGCAAGGCCAGCCCCAGCAGGGCCCACCATCTCAGCTGATGGGCATGCACCAGCAAATCGTGCCCTCCCAGGGCCAGATGGTCCAGCAACAAGGAACCTTGAACCCTCAGAACCCTATGATCCTTTCAAGGGCCCAGCTTATGCCACAGGGCCAGATGATGGTGAACCCCCCGAGCCAAAATCTTGGGCCCTCGCCCCAAAGGATGACCCCACCCAAGCAGATGCTTTCCCAGCAGGGCCCACAAATGATGGCGCCACATAACCAGATGATGGGGCCTCAGGGGCAGGTTTTGCTCCAACAGAACCCAATGATAGAGCAGATTATGACCAATCAAATGCAGGGGAATAAGCAGCAGTTTAACACTCAGAACCAGTCCAATGTCATGCCGGGACCAGCCCAGATAATGAGGGGACCAACTCCAAACATGCAAGGAAATATGGTGCAGTTTACGGGACAGATGTCAGGACAGATGCTGCCCCAGCAAGGGCCTGTGAACAACAGTCCATCTCAGGTTATGGGCATTCAGGGACAGGTCCTGCGGCCACCAGGGCCCAGCCCACACATGGCCCAGCAGCATGGTGATCCTGCTACTACAGCAAATAACGATGTCAGTTTATCTCAGATGATGCCTGATGTTAGCATTCAACAAACCAACATGGTCCCCCCTCATGTGCAGGCCATGCAGGGAAACAGTGCCTCGGGAAACCACTTCTCAGGCCATGGGATGTCTTTCAATGCACCTTTCAGTGGAGCTCCCAATGGAAATCAGATGTCCTGTGGTCAAAATCCAGGCTTCCCAGTCAATAAGGATGTCACGCTAACGAGCCCATTGTTGGTCAACTTATTGCAGAGTGACATATCTGCAGGCCATTTTGGGGTaaacaataagcaaaataataCCAACGCAAATAAACCGAAGAAGAAGAAACCCCCTCggaagaagaaaaatagtcaGCAAGATCTAAA caccccAGATACTCGCCCAGCTGGTCTGGAAGAGGCTGATCAGCCACCGTTGCCTGGAGAACAAGGAATTAACTTGGATAACTCAGGCCCTAAACTGCCAGAATTTTCAAACCGGCCACCAG GTTATCCTTCTCAACCAGTTGAACAGAGGCCACTTCAGCAGATGCCTCCTCAACTCATGCAGCATGTGGCACCCCCACCACAGCCACcacagcagcagccacagccacaactgcctcagcagcagcagccaccacCTCCCAGTCAGCCACAgtctcagcagcagcagcagcagcagcaacaaatgATGATGATGCTCATGATGCAGCAGGATCCCAAATCAGTTAGGCTTCCAGTCTCTCAAAATGTCCATCCTCCAAGGGGCCCCCTGAACCCCGACTCCCAGAGAATGCCCATGCAACAGAGTGGCAGTGTGCCTGTCATGGTCAGTCTGCAAGGACCTGCCTCCGTGCCACCATCACCTGATAAACAAAGAATGCCAATGCCTGTGAATACTCCCTTGGGAAGCAATTCAAGGAAAATGGTCTATCAGGAGAGCCCGCAGAATCCTTCCAGCTCGCCACTGGCGGAGATGGCCTCACTCCCTGAAGCAAGTGGCAGTGAAGCACCATCTGTCCCAGGAGGCCCAAACAACATGCCTTCACATGTAGTACTTCCCCAGAATCAGTTAATGATGACAGGGCCAAAACCTGGACCATCGCCCCTTTCAGCAACTCAAGGTGCAACTCCCCAGCAACCCCCTGTAAATTCCCTGCCCAGCTCTCACGGCCACCACTTCCCAAATGTGGCTGCGCCAACCCAGACATCTAGGCCCAAAACACCAAACAGAGCCAGCCCCAGACCCTATTATCCTCAGACACCCAACAACCGCCCTCCCAGCACAGAACCTTCAGAAATCAGTCTGTCACCAGAAAGACTCAATGCCTCCATAGCAGGACTCTTCCCTCCACAGATTAATATTCCTTTACCTCCTAGGCCAAATTTAAACAGGGGCTTTGATCAACAAGGCCTAAATCCAACAACTTTGAAGGCCATCGGGCAAGCACCTTCAAATCTTACCATGAATCCTTCCAATTTTGCTACCCCACAAACTCACAAATTAGATTCTGTGGTAGTGAATTCTGGAAAGCAGTCTAATTCTGGAGCAACAAAACGGGCAAGTCCAAGCAACAGTCGCAGGTCTAGTCCTGGGTCCAGTAGGAAAACCACTCCAAGCCCTGGGAGGCAAAATTCAAAAGCCCCTAAACTTACTCTGGCCTCTCAGACAAATGCAGCCCTATTGCAGAATGTGGAGTTGCCGAGAAATGTATTGGTCAGTCCCACTCCTCTGGCCAATCCCCCTGTACCTGGGAGCTTTCCTAACAACAGTGGGCTGAATCCTCAGAATTCTACTGTGTCTGTGGCTGCAGTTGGGGGTGTTGTTGAGGATAACAAGGAGAGCTTGAATGTGCCTCAGGACAGTGATTGCCAGAATTCCCAGAGTAGGAAGGAACAGGTAAACATTGAACTAAAAGCAGTCCCTGCCCAAGAAGTTAAAATGGTTGTCCCTGAAGATCAGTCCAAAAAGGATGGGCAGCCTTCGGATCCTAACAAACTTCCCAGTGTCGAAGAGAACAAAAATTTGGTGTCTCCTGCTATGAGGGAAGCACCAACATCGTTAAGTCAACTTCTTGACAACTCTGGAGCTCCCAATGTGACAATTAAACCCCCTGGGCTTACAGATCTGGAAGTAACACCTCCAGTAGTTTCTGGGGAGGACCTCAAAAAAGCATCTGTCATTCCCACACTGCAGGATCTGTCTTCTTCTAAAGAACCTTCTAATTCCCTAAACTTACCTCACAGTAATGAGCTGTGTTCATCCCTTGTGCATCCCGAATTGAGTGAGGTCAGTTCTAACGTTGCACCAAGCATCCCTCCAGTAATGTCAAGACCTGTTAGCTCTTCCTCCATTTCCACTCCCTTGCCCCCAAATCAAATAACTGTATTTGTCACTTCCAATCCCATCACAACTTCAGCTAACACATCAGCAGCTTTGCCAACTCACTTGCAGTCTGCATTGATGTCAACAGTTGTCACAATGCCCAATGCGGGTAGCAAGGTTATGGTTTCTGAGGGACAGTCAGCTGCTCAGTCTAATGCCCGGCCTCAGTTCATTACACCTGTCTTTATCAATTCATCCTCAATAATTCAGGTTATGAAAGGATCACAGCCAAGCACAATTCCTGCAGCCCCACTGACAACCAACTCTGGCCTGATGCCTCCCTCTGTTGCAGTTGTTGGCCCTTTACACATACCTCAGAACATAAAATTTTCTTCTGCTCCTGTACCGCCTAATGCCCTCTCCAGTAGTCCTGCTCCAAACATCCAGACAGGTCGACCTTTGGTCCTTAGCTCACGAGCCACCCCTGTTcagcttccttcccctccttGTACGTCTTCTCCAGTTGTCCCTTCTCATCCCCCTGTGCAGCAAGTGAAAGAATTGAATCCAGATGAGGCTAGCCCTCAGGTGAACACCTCAGCAGATCAGAACACTCTTCCCTCTTCACAGTCAACCACAATGGTTTCTCCCCTTTTGACCAATAGTCCAGGGTCCTCTGGCAACCGGCGAAGCCCAGTCTCGTCTAGTAAGGGCAAAGGAAAAGTGGACAAAATTGGCCAAATTTTGTTGACCAAGGCATGTAAGAAAGTTACAGGCTCTCTTGAGAAAGGGGAAGAACAATATGGTGCAGATGGAGAGACTGAAGGCCAAGGGCTAGACACCACAGCTCCGGGGCTCATGGGAACAGAGCAGTTATCCACAGAGCTGGACAGTAAAACCCCAACGCCCCCAGCACCCACTCTGCTAAAAATGACCTCTAGCCCTGTGGGCCCGGGCACTGCCTCAGCAGGACCCAGCTTACCTGGCGGTGCTCTCCCCACCAGTGTACGCTCGATAGTAACCACTCTGGTACCCTCCGAGCTCATCTCCGCCGTACCGACCACAAAAAGCAATCATGGTGGCATAGCATCTGAGTCACTTGCGGGTGGCCTAGTGGAGGAGAAGGTGGGATCCCATCCAGAACTTCTACCCAGCATAG